CTTTCTAAAGTTTGcttcaggggctttcctggttgcgcagtggttaagaatccacctgccaatgcaggggacacgggttcaagccctggtctgggaagatcccacatgccatggagcaactaagcttgtgcgccacaactactgagcctgagctctagagcctgagagccacaactactgagcccgagtggcagaactactgaagccaatgagcctagagcccgtgctccccaacaagagaagccacggcaatgagaagcccgtgcaccgcaacgaagagtagcccccactcgccacaactagataaagcccacgtgcagcactgaagacccaatgcagccaaaagtaaataaataaatttatatattaaaaaatttgcTTCACATTTGGACTGCAATTGTCTTGTACAATCTGTACATTTTCTCGAACAATTTGCTTACTTTTAAGTCTCTGATTAACTTTTTAATTAGAAGAAACagtcctttttcttaaaaaatattcctttgctactttcaaaattctttccagaagtttctgtgatttgtgtgtgtgtgtgtgtgtgtgtgtgtgtgtggctgtcttgggtctttgttgctgcgcgggctttctctagttgtggcaagcgggggctacttttttgttgtggcgcgtgggttcctcatggtggcttctcttgttgtggtgcacaggctctaggcacgcaggcttcagtagttgtggctcccgggctctagagcgcaggctcagtagttgtggtgcacaggcttagttgctccatggcatgagggatctttccggaccagggctcaaacctgtgtcgcctgcattggcaggcggattcttaaccactgcaccacctgggaagtcccagtcTGTGATGTCTTTTTAATTGTGTTCTCAATTTCTCATGCTGCGTGAATCTATCCATGATCTGAAGATCTTTCAGCTCTGGTgaagtttccctttttctttcttttctttgctttctggcCCAACAGTCTTACTTTTAATTTCAGGAagtctattctttttaaaagagcatCTTGGATTTATTTTTCGTTTGCAATTATTTCTTGACTcactcctagaataaaacatttaaaatatttatttctcctgAATATCTGTTCTCTttggcagttttttttgttttatcttagatttttaaaaaaaataatttaattaattaattaatttttggctgtgttgggtctttgttgctgtgcttgggctttctctagttgtggcgagtgggggctcctcattgcagtggcttctcttgttgcgggtcatgggctctaggcatgtgggcttcagtagttgtggctcacgggctctagagtgcaggctcagtagttgtggcacacgggcttagctgctctacagcatgtgggatcttcccgggccagagctcaaacccgtgtcccctgcattggcaggcggattcttaaccacagaatcaccagggaagccccagatattttttcattcatgttGGAAGCTTCCTTAATCATTCACTCCCTAGCTCTCATGATATTGAAGAAGCTATCAGAAAGCAGAGGGGAAGCTCCACAGATGGGTGGGGCTGGTTTAATGGCACACTTTGCTTTAGGATTAAAAGGGTAAGAACCAGCTGTTAGGATGAACGTCCCTGAAATGCCAAAATAAGGTAGCACTTGTTCTGGAGCATAATACACCAGATTCCCTAGTccctcagactttttttttttttttcgccattttacagttttattaaaCAAAACGTGCACACGAGCTGTCTATTCATTTTCTTCGCTGTGCAGCCTGGTGTTGGGATTGGTGACTCTGATGGCCAGCTGGGCTGCTCTCTCTACAATGGCTTTGCAGTTCCTGGAGGAGGCGCTGTGCGCAATCTCAGCACAGTAAGACTTGTTGCACGTCAGCAGTGCTTCAAGCTCCTTGACGTTGTGGACCAGGAACTTCTGGAAGCCGCTGGGCAGCAtgtgctttgttttcttgttgctCCCGTAACCAATGTTGGGCATCAAGATCTGGCCCTTGAATCTCCTGCACACCCCGTTGTCAATGCCTCTGGGTTTCTGCCAGTTCCACTTAATTTTGACATATTGGTCTGACTGGTGCTGGATGAACTTCTTGGTCCTCTTTTTGACGATCTTGGGCTTCACGAGGGGTCTGAGGGCAGCCACGATGCCGAGTAAGAGATGGCGGCCACCTCCGTAGGCAGCGCCGAGGACCTCAGACTTTTTCTTATAGCACATAATTCATTCTCTAGTATATTTTTTGCTTACCCATGGCCAGATACTGAACGCAAGAGAGGGGAGAGCAAATTAGAAGTTTCACGGACAGACCTTCAATGAACCCTGCTTTCCTGCCCCACTTGTCAGTCTACAGCTCTGACAGGGGGGCTGTGACCTCCACTCCTGCAGCTCCCTCTTTGCAAGTTCCTAGCTACAGCCTTTCCCACTCTGCATCTCCAGGCGATGCTCTCACCTGCTTTCACCTTGCTCAAATCTGCAATGATGGCCTCTCCCACTTGCTTCACCACTGATTTACACTTCAGCCTTTTTTTGAACATGCTGCCGAGTTGACCTTCTTAACCAACCATCTGTGCACATGATTTTATATGTTGTAACATTCTGTGTATATACCGTTTTGAGCCCTGTTTTCACTTCACTTGACATCTTTTGATTAGTCAACCTAACTGAGCAACAAACTCAAGTTAGAGCATGACAGAGTCCCTGAAAAATtgagtctactttttttttttttttttgcggtacgcgggcctctcactgccgcggcccctcccgttgcagagcacaggctctggatgcgcaggctcagcggccatggctctccggcccagctgctccgcggcatgtgggatcctcccggaccggggcacgaacccgtgtccccttcatcggcaggcggactctcaaccactgtgccaccagggaagcccgagtctacttttaattccaataaaaatcattttagaagACTTCCCATCATTagttttccttcaatttgttttttgtttgtttatttttgccatgccatgcagcgggatcctagttccctgaccgttgatagaacccaggccctggcagtgaaaggaccaagtcctaaccactggaccaccaaaaAATCCCCCAATTTGTGTTTTCAATTGCTGGTTTACACTGAACATGGCTGGCTTCAAATTTCATTACCAAACACCAACTTCCTCATGCAATGGTTTCTCCTTAGGTTGAGTGTTTGGGGCTCTGTGTAAAGAGTATCTTTCAGTTCCCCATCATCTCCATGAATGTGGAGACAACGTCTGGTTGAGTTTGCGTGGCTGTATGCACTAAAAAGATTATCTGGTGGGTACAGCTCCATTCTGTGTTTTCTAACTTCTGCCAAGAGCTCTGACTGAATGTTTTTCATCAGTGGTCATATTCATGACCTAAATGCAGAagtatataaattttagtatatatACAAATCACGTGTGCTCCTTTTGGAAACTGCAGGCTCCTGGATTTTACTGCTAGATATTCTGATATAGTAAACTGAGGGTAAGCTTGGTAATATGCAGTTTCAACACACACACTCCAAGCAGTTCTGATGTATATGGTCATTAGACTACACTCTGAGAATCATACCTTGGTCATCTGATGTCTAGTAAAGAAAGTCTGGCAGTCAGCTTTTCCATCTTGAttattcatagggtttctctcccaTGGGTTTTCTCATGTTGAATAAGGGATGTACTataactgaaagcttttccacactcattacattcatagggtttctctccagtatggatTCTCTGATGCCTAGTAAGTTGACACCGCTGGCTAAAGGCCTTTTCACAATgattacattcatagggtttttccCCAGTGTGTGTTCTCTCGTGTTTTGTAAGGGTTGATCGATCattgaaggctttcccacagtcAATGCATTCATAGGGCTTTTCTCCAGTATGTGTTCTCTGATGTTCAGTAAGGCGTGACCTCTGACTGAAGGCTTTAGCACACATGTTACACTGATAGGGTTTCTCTCCAATGTGTATTCTCTGATGCACAATGAGGGGAGACCTCTggctgaaagcttttccacaaTGACtgcattcataaggtttctctccagtatgtgTTCGCTGATGCACAACAAGCTGAGATCGCTGCCGAAAAGCTTTCCCACAGTCATTACactcatatggtttctctccagaATGAATTCTCTGATGTGAAAGAAGGTGAGAGCTCCCAGTGAAGCCTTTCCCACACTGAATACATTCAAacggtttctctccagtatgagttcTCTGATGTTCAATAAGGTGAGAGCTCCCAGTGAAGGCTTTGTCACACTGATTGCATTTATAtggcttctctccagtgtgaattcgCAGATGCCTAATAAGTTGAGTGCTTCGAATGAAAGATTTTCCACACTggttacattcatagggtttctctccagtgtgagtccTTTTATGTGCAACAAAGTCAGAGCTTTGACTGAAGGACTTTCCACAATGAGCACActcataaggtttctctccagtatgaattctttgATGAACAGTAAGGTTAGAGTTCCACCTGAAAGATTTTCCACATTCATGAcatttatatggtttttctccagtgtgagttCGTTGATGCCTAATAAGCTTGGAACTCTGGGTGAAGGATTTCCCACACTGGTTGCATTCATAgggcttttctccagtgtgaGTTCTCTGGTGTACAACCAAGTCATAGCTCTGGCTGAAAGACTTCCCACACCGAGTACattcatatggcttttctcccgTGTGTGTTCTCTTGTGTACAACAAGCTTAGAGCAACAGCTGAAAGATTTTGCACACTGATTACATGCATATGACTTCTTTCCAGTCTGAATGATGTCACAGTCAGGAAAAGATGAGGCCACGTGGAAGGCACCACAGTCCTCCTCACATCTGAATGGTGCCTCTCCAGGATCACTTATTTCGGTTTGTACAAGGCATTCATCACACTCGTACTGACTTTCTCCAAAATTCATTGGCTTGTGTTCATTCAGAGACATGCTATGATTAATGCTGTTTCCATCGTCCTTACTGTCATTGCCATTCTCTGCTGAAAAAattctattaagaaaatgaagggaGGTACCACAGTTGAAAGAGTCACTACTGACAGTATAATCATAAGgttttttatttcccatttcaaCATTTGCAATTTTATTCAAGTAAGTGCTCTGACAGAAGGCTCTAGCACTTTGATGATCTTCACAGGACTTCAGATCAGCCCagtttttctgatgattaatgaaAACAGAGTTCTGTTTCAACCTTTTAACCTGTGAGTTGGGCTTATGGAAATGTGTCCTTGTGGGTAATGTCGGAGGTAGAAGGCTTAGACTCAGATAACTACCCCCTTGAGCAAAAAGTCTCTCTGAGGTAAGTACTGTTTGACTCAGAGAGTCCTCCTGGTGCTTCCCTAGCTGGTCCCTCCAATGCTGCACTTCTCCTAATGACACCAACCAGGGGCCCTCCTCCTGTACACAGTGTTTCATTTCCATGTGGTGAGGTGGCTCTTCCACAGCAATACCCTCTTCAGAAGCTGACTCTTTCTTTTCCAGTGTAGTCTTCCAGtctgaaagaaatccaaattgcCTGAATTACTGGAGAAGCATTAGGAGGGGAGAGTGGGATGAAGGAGACCACCAAGTATGAGAGGTATCTCTGGGTTTGTTTCTAATCCATGGACTGTAATTTCATGCAGGGTGTGAAAGGAAGGGATGGCTCAGCAAAAAGGAAATCAGTGGTAAAATacaaaaaagcaagcaaaggTAATGAAGAGATGACTCAGGAGGACTGGTCCCCAAAGAGGGAGCAGAGGAATAAAATAAGCAGGGAAGGGTGAAGCTTAAAGGAGAAATTCACACAAAAAATTTGGGTCTGAAGGTATAAAGCCCTCAATCACCACAAGAGATACCTACATTCTCTTTGCTGGAACCTGTCAACATgataccttatttggaaaaaggatccTTACAGATGTGTTAAGgatttgagatggggagattatctggatgggcccCAAATGttatcacaagtgtccttatatgAGGGAGGCAGGAGATTTGATACACAAAGAGAAAGCATTCTGAACACAGAGCAAAGAGATCTGAAGGTGTTGGCCTTAAAGACTAAAGTGATGTGGGCACAGACCAAGGAATCCCACAGCCACCAGAgcctggaagagacaaggaatggaTTCCCtactggagcctctggagggagcatggccctgctgcaCCTTGATTTTAACTCAATGATACTGATTttggacttgtagcctccagaactgtgggagaatcaatttgtgttgttttaagccaccaagttggtAATCTGTAATGGCAGTCACAGGAAACAGGATCTTAACACGTGCCTCAACCTTATGATCCACAATCTTAGTCTATCCATTTCCTGGTGCTGGATCTTGAAACGAGATCCCAAATACCAacactaatttaatttttttttttttttttttttttttttgcagtacgtgggcctctcaccactgtggcctctccctttgcagagcacaggctccggacgtgcaggctcagcggccacagctcacgggcctagccgctccgcggcatgtgggatcttccctgaccggggcacgaacccatgtcccctgcatcagcaggcagactctcaaccactgcgccaccagggaagccctaatttaatATTCTTAATGCACCATTTCCACCATCACTTCAGGCTGcccacagagaaataaaagtccCTTTAACCACTCCAGAATTGATGTCACAGACTCCCCAGAAAAGTGCTGTGGTCCCTGAAGCAGGGTGCTTGGCCAGACTGGGCCACAAGTGGACTCCACCAGCTGGCGACTTCTGAGGCTCGATTTCCTTGGCAGTAAGCCAGGAATACGAATGCTTAGCTAACAAGGGTTACTTTGAGGCATAAACGAATCAGCATGTGAGCCtcacacagtgtctggcacacggtGCACTGCTATACATGGTACTGTTGATGTCATCACCCTTATTATGGTTCTAAAGGGGATTCCTCCGCCTGTTGAAGATACTGGGCCTTTAACAAAGAGTGCCACAGGCTCCCAGCTCAGGATCCTTGCCTGCATCCTCCAGGATTCCCTTTTTACTTGTCACTTTGTCCACATACTGTCCTTTTCAGTCAGGTAGCCACCCACATCCAGTAATATCAAGGCCTTTGCCCAGGGTCCCATGCTTCTCTCCCTATGCCTGCCAAGGAGACAAGTATCCTCCATTTGGCAAAGTATGACCTACACTCTCTGGCTATCCTTTGACTTCCAGGAGGACGTTTCTCTTCTGCCCAACAAAGACCTACTTTCCCTCATGGAGAAGGTCCTTATCTATGCCCAACCCCTCCCACGACCAGCACTGTTCTCCTTCCCAAGACCCTGCTGTGTTCCTTTGGGGTGTTGACTTGGAATCTCTGATGATGAGaacttttcaaatgaaacaacagcCCCATAAAGGGGAGTGAAAGGGTAtttggaggaggaaaggaaagaaatctttgAGTGGCTAAGATATGTCCAAGATGTGCCTGGCTGTTGGAAACTGGGCAAAGGAGGTTAAAATTCTACAGTAGCATCTGCACCAAGATCTTGAAATGAGGAAGACAGATTGTGTGGGTCAGCAAGAAAGTAACGTCTatgacagaagagaagaaagacacTGCTGGTAAACTAAATTCAGAATGATGTCATTTGAGAACCAAGGGTAAGTAAAAGTAGGTAAGAGTTCAGAAGTAAGAAATAACAGAAGCTGCAGGCAAGAGAGTAACAGGGTAAAAAGGCGCAGGAACACATGAGATAAATTAAACGCCTCCAGGCTAGGGCAAGGTGGTATAAAGGACAAACGTGTTGCTTATTGCTAAATGAAAGGAGCCAGTCAGCAAAGAACAcgtactgcatgattccaactataggacattctggaaaaggtaaaactacagagacagtaaaataatcagtggttaccaggcgttagggtggagggagggtgaacaggtggagcacagaggatttttagggcagtggagCTACTCTGTACGATACTATAGTGGTgcatatataacattatatatttgtccaaacccacagaacgtACAACACCACAGTGAACCTAATGTAAACTGTTGATCTCTGTTTATAATAATTTATCAATATAAGTTCATCGACTGTAACAAATGTGCCAAAGAATGCAAGacattaataataggggaaactgtgtggggtggggtggtatACGGAACTCTGTACATTCTGTAAGCATGAAActcctctaaaaaataaagtctatcaatggggactttcctggtggtccagtggctaaggctccgtgctcccaatgcagggggctggggtttgatccctggtcagggaactagatcccatatgccacaactaagagttctcatgccgtgactaaagatcctacatgccgcactaagacccagcacagctaaataaataagaaaataaagtctgtgaattaaaacaaaacaacaaaagatcagaagcAGCCCAATTAGTCAGTATGATGAACATGTTCTAAAATAGACTGTGGTGATGGATACACATACTGCGAATATACTAAGAGGCTTTgcatactttaaatgggtgaactgtatggtatgtaAACTGTATTTTGATACagctctaaaagaaaaaaagaaaaaaaaaagataattccaaTTAGGCTGACACACAGGGTAGGAGGCGGGCCTATGGGATGAggggaggtgggaaaggaggTCCAGGAAGATTTAGTAGGAATCCTTCTGGAAGGCTTGGACGCACAAGTTTTTACCACACTTTGGAACCATCTTGAAGACATGGGAACGTCCAACATGGAGGAGGGCTGATCACCCAAATGGCAGAGCAAAGACCAGCCTGAAGGGGAGGGCTGAGGAGCTTCCACCCTGGGTAGAAGTCAGGATGAGAGGATGGAGAAGAAGAGGGGGCATGAGGACATGGGAATGAGATGCGGCAGCAGAGGGGTGAAGACCAGAGGAAGACGGGGACAGAAATGAACCCATGTGTGAGACATGTCCTGACGACAGCAACAAGTGTTCTCTGTGGGTGGGCTGGGCACAGAGACAGGCTGATGTGGATGAGAACACAGCTGCCTTGTTGGACATGAGGAGGCAGCAGAGAACACCTGAGCAAACTCCCCGAAAATGGCCTCCCTTCTCCTTGGACCTTAACCATTGGGCCGCTGGCCTGTTCTCACCTCGGGGAGGTCCCGGCTCCACCCTCCATGGGTCCTCCCCTTGCTCCAGTCGGGCGATCACATCTGGTTTTGAAAGCAGAAGCCCTGGTCAACGGAGGAAAAACAGAGGGCTTGGTCTTCTGCTTGGTGACAGGCCCAGCCCTCGCCCCTGGGGTCAGACGTGAATGGACTAGGAGGGCCCCCGCATCCTCCCGAGGAGATTTCCCACTCCCTGAACGACAAGCCACAGATCTGCTCTGGAGGTGGAGTGAGCGGCAATACCAGGACCCAAATCTCAAAGGGACCCACTTCCAGCACGTTTTGGCCCAGCCTGGGCACACCCTTGAGATGAGCCACACTCTGGGTCCTGCTATGGGCAGTGCCTGCCTTACCCAGGGAGACCAGGTGACTGCAGGTCTCCAGAGTCACCTCACGGTACAGCATCCTCTGGGCCAGGTCCAGCTGTCCCCACTCCTCCCATGTGAAGGTCACAGCCACGTCCTTGAAGCTCACAGGTGGCTGAAACATCACTGGTGTTACCATGGGACCCTGCTTTCTCGATGAGGAGGTTGGGGGGACAGGACAGTACAGGGGAGGGAGAA
Above is a window of Phocoena sinus isolate mPhoSin1 chromosome 19, mPhoSin1.pri, whole genome shotgun sequence DNA encoding:
- the LOC116744822 gene encoding 60S ribosomal protein L32-like, with protein sequence MCYKKKSEVLGAAYGGGRHLLLGIVAALRPLVKPKIVKKRTKKFIQHQSDQYVKIKWNWQKPRGIDNGVCRRFKGQILMPNIGYGSNKKTKHMLPSGFQKFLVHNVKELEALLTCNKSYCAEIAHSASSRNCKAIVERAAQLAIRVTNPNTRLHSEENE